Proteins encoded within one genomic window of Columba livia isolate bColLiv1 breed racing homer chromosome 1, bColLiv1.pat.W.v2, whole genome shotgun sequence:
- the SLC7A1 gene encoding high affinity cationic amino acid transporter 1 → MECQKILNFGNQLLRRKNVDCTREESRLSRCLNTFDLVALGVGSTLGAGVYVLAGAVARENAGPAIVISFLIAALASVLAGLCYGEFGARVPKTGSAYLYSYVTVGELWAFITGWNLILSYVIGTSSVARAWSATFDEIIGQHIEEFCKKYMTMDAPGVLAKYPDIFAVVIIIILTGLLIFGVKESALVNKVFTCINILVLGFVVVSGFVKGSIKNWQLTEQDIYNTSHGIYGNNHTQEEMLYGIGGFMPYGWKGVLSGAATCFYAFVGFDCIATTGEEVKNPQKAIPIGIVASLLICFVAYFGVSAALTLMMPYYKLDTNSPLPNAFKYVGWDGANYAVAVGSLCALSTSLLGSMFPMPRIIYAMAEDGLLFKFLAKVNEKRKTPIIATVTSGAIAAIMAFLFDLKDLVDLMSIGTLLAYSLVAACVLVLRYQPEQPNLAYQMARTTEETDNNESVSTSESQAGFLPEEEEKCSLKAILCPSNSDPSKFSGSVVNISTFIIGFLIVGSCILTALEPSILIKAVWIIAAILVLVVSFIIWKQPESKTKLSFKVPLLPLLPVVSIFVNVYLMMQLDIGTWIRFAVWMLIGFVIYFTYGIWHSVEATYAASADAERNTDAGSDSCK, encoded by the exons ATGGAGTGTCAGAAAATCCTTAATTTTGGAAACCAGCTTCTCCGCCGGAAAAATGTGGACTGCACTCGAGAAGAGAGTCGGCTCTCGCGATGCCTTAACACGTTTGACTTGGTGGCTCTGGGTGTAGGCAGCACTTTGGGTGCCGGTGTCTATGTACTGGCTGGAGCCGTGGCACGGGAGAATGCGGGACCTGCCATTGTTATCTCCTTCTTGATTGCCGCCTTGGCTTCTGTGCTGGCTGGACTCTGCTACGGAGAATTCGGTGCTCGAGTTCCTAAGACAGGATCAGCTTATCTCTACAGCTACGTGACCGTTGGCGAGCTGTGGGCCTTCATCACAGGCTGGAATTTAATCCTCTCCTATGTTATCG GAACCTCGAGCGTGGCCAGAGCCTGGAGTGCGACATTTGATGAAATCATAGGCCAGCACATTGAAGAATTTTGTAAAAAATACATGACAATGGATGCTCCTGGAGTGCTAGCAAAATACCCAGATATCTTCGCCGTGGTGATAATCATCATCCTAACAG GGCTTTTAATTTTTGGCGTGAAGGAATCTGCCCTGGTGAACAAAGTGTTCACCTGCATCAACATCCTCGTCCTCGGCTTTGTCGTGGTCTCCGGCTTCGTGAAAGGGTCTATTAAAAATTGGCAGCTGACTGAACAGGACATTTACAACACCAGCCATGGCATTTACGGAAACAA TCACACACAGGAAGAAATGCTCTATGGTATCGGAGGGTTTATGCCCTATGGATGGAAAGGAGTCCTCTCTGGCGCAGCCACGTGTTTTTATGCTTTCGTGGGATTTGACTGCATTGCTACTACAG gcGAGGAGGTAAAAAACCCTCAAAAGGCCATTCCTATTGGCATTGTGGCATCTCTGCTTATCTGCTTTGTGGCTTATTTTGGTGTGTCAGCTGCCCTGACGCTCATGATGCCTTATTACAAGCTGGATACCAATAGCCCTTTACCCAATGCCTTCAAATATGTGGGTTGGGATGGAGCCAACTACGCGGTGGCTGTTGGTTCCTTGTGTGCACTTTCTACGAG TCTCCTTGGCTCCATGTTTCCAATGCCTCGAATAATTTATGCTATGGCAGAAGATGGACTTCTCTTTAAATTTTTGGCTAAAGTCaatgagaagagaaaaactCCAATAATTGCAACAGTGACATCAGGGGCCATTGCAG ctATTATGGCATTTCTCTTCGACTTGAAAGATCTTGTGGATCTCATGTCTATCGGGACCCTCCTGGCTTACTCCTTAGTGGCAGCCTGCGTATTGGTACTGAG GTATCAGCCGGAGCAGCCTAATTTGGCATACCAGATGGCTAGGACAACGGAGGAGACTGATAACAACGAGTCTGTGAGCACCAGTGAGTCTCAGGCTGGATTTCTgccagaggaagaggagaaatgtTCCCTCAAAGCCATACTGTGTCCCTCAAATTCAGACCCTTCCAAATTTTCTGGCTCGGTGGTGAACATCTCAACCTTTATCATTG GTTTCCTTATTGTGGGTAGCTGTATCCTCACTGCCCTTGAACCAAGCATTCTGATAAAGGCTGTATGGATTATTGCTGCCATTCTTGTTCTTGTTGTCAGCTTCATTATATGGAAACAGcctgaaagcaaaaccaagctCTCCTTTAAG gtacctcttttgcctcttcttcctgtTGTGAGTATTTTTGTGAATGTTTACCTCATGATGCAGCTAGACATAGGCACATGGATACGGTTTGCAGTCTGGATGCTCATAG GATTTGTCATCTATTTTACCTATGGAATATGGCACAGCGTGGAAGCCACCTACGCGGCCTCAGCGGATGCGGAAAGAAACACGGATGCTGGTTCGGACAGCTGTAAATGA